The window CATAACTACTTGTATCTTCTGGAAGGTTCCCCATTGTCACTTTTCCTACTATCAGATACCCGTGAGAACGATCTCTCCCTCCCACATTTGCCATAATCCAAAGCCAAGAGCTAAGAATGAACAAGTCATTTGTGTAGTAATTCGCTTAGTTGGACGCAATTAGCTTCCGAGCCATTTATGATGTCACAAGTGCGCCCGAGGGGGAAACTTGTGTCAGGAAGCTGTTTCCTCTCACTGTCTTGCCACGTCGTTGAAGGACAAGTCTTTCTCTCAGCTCTCCGACAAGAACGCAGGCAAGTCCTGGCCGGGGCCCGCCCCCTTTTCTGTCACGCCGACTGTCCGTCACGATGACTAATGGGCCCGCCGATGACATCACTGGCCCGCAACATTGAACTTGAGACCTTTTTGGCGAGGCACGGGAAGGGACGGCCAAAGATGTCGGATAAAGTCGCGTGGGAGACGCTGCCGTCCGTTCGTGATGGATGTAGAATGGAGGcttgcgggggtgccggagtaaGGGGGGGTGGGTCAACGAGCTAGATAATAATGAGGCCACGACATCCCCGCACATGAAGACCACAGATGAGAGATCTGGTTTCCATTCAACTCTGTTGGGGGCTTCCTGACAGAGGAAAAAGGGGGtcttgaggggggggggggggggggtcaagcgTCCTTAGATTCCTGGTCCTTCTTCCTCTCATTTCCATTTACCCTTTCGCAGATTCAGAAAATCGGAAATTGGCTTCGATTTGTGGCGTTTTTGGACGATTACAAGCCAGTGAAAAGTGCAGGTTGTTAAACTGGAGATTTGTTAAAGTATTAAaaccaatagatgtccaattttgacCTGAAGGGacaaaaatgttcatattttgtAGTTGAGATTATTTTCAAGTAATGCATATGAACtaattgagatatttttccATCTGTTTGGACTTGGTTTACTtcatatatattaaattgaatgaataaactGTATATTGAGTTTTAAAGCTCTCCAATAACAGTAAACAGACACATAAATAGTCAATCAATAATAACactaaataagtagggaagtacataaataacaataacaaaaatctcTGTAAAATAGAAAGTTAAAATCTCCGTTAAGGAAGAACAATGTTTCAGatgttctctcttaaaacataaAAGTCAGCAAGCCAAAGGTAGTTTCCTATTTGAGtcattaaatacataaatgtttTGGCTAAATGGCGCGGTAGCTGGCCGTGGTCGAAACTAAATAAATGATGGAAAAGGTAAAACAATACGGCGAAAGAAACGACTAAGCGTCCTTCATTTCCACAGACAAAATTAATGTTTAGTTCCTCGTATGAGCATAATCAGAGAAAAGATCACCATCTGCAAATGATTATTGAAGGTAATACTTTGTAGTCGGTTTCTTTTTTGGGAGGGAAAAGGCCTAATACAATACATAATCCCACCTAAAAATACAGGTAATGCTAGATCGACTCAAATCAACGATGGAAAAAGTGGAAGAATTTGTGGAAGAAAGAATAAGTTTTTTGCTTTGGTCAGTGACAGTCATCTCATTTGAGtaccttttattgtcatttttttgaatttttctggTTTCAAAACTTAGGCAATGATAGAAATGGGTTCAAAAAACAATCGTTAGGCAGAATTGTGGCatcaaatgcaatattttccaCCATAATCAAAGTGTTTTTGAATTTTATACTCTGAAACTAGTGTATATTATTTTATCGGAAGAACACTTCCACTCATCTCtgggattagattagattaggttagattaattaactttattcatcccgtatttgtgaAATTTCATTGTCCCAGTATcaagtgagaatacagacaaagaaaaatacattttagacataaatagcaAACAGACAtcggattttatttttattaatcaaGTTTACAATCAATCATACACGATTTCCTATTTGATAAGGCACGtgctgaaaatatatttttaccgAATTCCAGTATGGAGTTTCCCTCTTTAATAATTGACCGTGATTAACTGTCTACCTTTTCGATTTGATGGTACTTGAATCATCTCCAGTTTCAAAAGTGACGTCTAAAAAAACACATGTTCTTCCCGTCAAGCAATCATGCGATTTATACCCAAAAAGCAGGTCATGTTTTGCACGTCTCTTTGAATTTAATAGCGGCCATAGGAGTATCGCCATTTCTGTCAAATATTAGGACAATAATATAGTGATTCACTGCCACTCTAAGGACTATTTGCTTTTCGGGGGGAAAAACATGGCTCCCTCATGGCCCGATAGGCTCTTGTGGCTATGACTTTAACAGCAACGCCACACGTTAGTCAAATTCTAATGTTTTCAGAAGATGTGATATGATGACAGAGCGTTGCGGAATGGTCTTTCAATCAGTCTCTCAAGTATTTGTTAGTCCGTGtccgagtgtgtgtgtgtgtgtgtgtgtattttctcCCACTCGTCTGCTTAAATTTCATTGCTGTAGGACCCCGGTTCTCGTCTCAAAACACAGACCAATGCTTCCTCCCATTTTTCCTTTTCGTTCTGTTCTTTTCGGGCCATCCACGCCTTCTTCCCGTCACTTTGTCGCGTTCTGAGTAGCCGGATTCTGATTTGAGATCGTTGTCAGGCTGGAGGAATGCTAATGTCCACAAGACAGCCTAGCGATGACTTCAGAAGTTGGGAAAGATATGTTAAATCTTTAGAGGGTTTGCCGGAAAAATGGCGAAAAATATCCCCTGTTGAAATCAGTCCTTTCATAAttcataatattatttttttaccaaaactgGGTGGCGAGGGCAAGTCAAAATGTCAGTGCAGAATGCCGGAGCTTGttggctaatacgagaggagtatatactacttcttgttggctaTTGGTTGTGTGTTATTCTATTGTCAGgccatttttgtgcatcattttgggaatattttgaagggaagacaaaagccaacaaccctcgataggttgcatttgaaagtcagggtggaggcggggcctaatagagccaagaaagcTATCAAAATtccaaactaaattagaattaagtctaGTGCATGGTTagatacaatttatttttgactgtctgcattgtaatccaagtaaatttcaatttgtttgttatgttacgagcacgttgccatgcaaaactGTATTCCAGAACTATACCAATGTCCAGCATATTCAAcattttggctgccattttgaTCTCGCGTATCTGCATGTGCTGGTTTCTAAGCATTTGCAATGTGTTTATGGCTAATTGTGTGCCGAAGCCAAATCCAGTAGATATTTTGGCTGTGGGCTGCAGCACATCAGCAAAAACAATGCGGCTCGCAAGCCTCCATTGTTGTGTAACCGCTTGATTTCGGGACCCGGGGGGCTTCCCCCCGCCCGCCCGTCCGTGTGCTTTTCATTTTCTCCCGTTGCTGGACAGCAAAAGAGCCAAGCAATTTAAGTCATTGTTTCATTAGTGCATTCTATTTCTTAGCGGGCATTAACCACCTtgtttaataaaaacacagctcaaaacgaagaagaaaaaaaatgaaatccctCCCCCACACAATCAAGAGCTCAATCACATTTTCCTTTTCTCTCGTCAACAAAAATAcctacttgcatttttttttgggagtacTTATCAGGCTTCCATTGCATGCTTGGCCTCTACTTGATTTTCCAGAACCGTTATTAGCTTTCCACGCAGCCGTCTTCCTTCCTTTTCGCTCTTTGTAAGAAGCGTCTGTATCGATTTGATCGGAATGACAGTTAAACCTATTATTATGAAGCATCGTGCAATTGGATGCCCGAACTGGGGGTCCTTGGACCCCATTCCAAAGGCCCCAACATAGTACTTAAGTCGGAATCTTACCTAAAGTCTAAGACTGACGATAAATTGGACAAGAAGAGCTAAAAAATTTAACTGTAGAGTCCAAGAAATgccaaaaaccaacaaaaatactCATAAACGCACAATTTAAACAATACTATTCAccataataatcaataaaaacatctaaatagaatgtattattagtttttaatgGCCCCTGTTGaatttaagtatatttttatggttaataaaataagagaaacataacATTAcaaaccatttatttatttgacttattttaaCCCCAATTCTCCTTCGATTTGAACTTTTCTCTACTTTATTCcgcttttttaattgaatttagcATTTGAAAAGGCCACCTGTGAGTTTTTCAGCCAGGCCTTCCTTTTAGAATATTAATTGTTCctccccttcttcttctttttttttttatcctgggAAAAGTGCCCCCATTAAAACTCCTTTTCATTCGCTCCCTGTTCTGCATAAACAAACCCATGTTGATTCAGAACAaatgtgcgggtgtgtgtgtgtgtgtatgttagtgTTTAAAAGGGCAATACAAAGAaagccaccatttttttttgtccagccATCAGCATAACATAAATGTAACGTTCCAATCCATTGTAGGAAAAACCAATAATATTATACAAATAATAACTACAGACTTGTCTTTTTACCCTATATTGGTAGTTTAGCATACATaatccatatttatttttttgcacttgcaCTGTCTATACTACCCGACCACATTGTAGCATAACGTAGGATGAGGTTTATCCCATTTATAttccagactggtcgccagccaatcccaTTGACTTGTAGTATTTGGTAGTAGTTGAGAAACTAAATGAACAGACTTATTTAGAATGTTAAATATTGTTATCTTGacatcattgcatttttttagcgtAATATTAGGACATTTAAGTCAGatttggatttttatatttattttatattttgtgattaaaaacagGACATTAATTATATTTGCGTCAATCAAACTGGAAGTTGATTCCTACTGATACAATTCTGatgaaaatgactattattaacATAGCCGAACATAGTTTTTACTTAAATTATTTTCCCTTAACATTttctcaatgcaaaaagtgtaccGTATCTCAAAAACACTATCCTGGACAAAGGGccacttgacctttgacctatttGCTCCTACCTGCTTTATGTAAGCAAAAATTTGAGCACACCCcactataaaaagaaaaaacgtaCGCattgtaagcatttttttttcttttttgcaataaacaaatCCCCTCCCGCCAGCCTCTTTTGGGGCCCGGCCACCTCCCGTCGTTCCCAGCTGACACCAAAGCAAGGAAGAAAATCAAAAGTGGGAGGCCAAAAGAAAACCAGGCTTCTGGGAAAACAAACGTACGCCAGCCAGCCAAGCAGCCCAAACGATTACTCCACACTTGTCCTTTAACTCTTTCCTGGACTCAAAAATTAACAATAAAACggtagcgtttttcttttttattgcaaatacaGATACAAAAGATTcttcaaatacaatacaaatactTTGCAAAAGAGTAGAACTGGTGGGGGGGCAGTTTGATACTGAGAGCATGTTTTAGAGTGTACagggaaaacaaagcaaaatgtatacactgtaaaaaattgCCTAACTTATATTTTCCAGTTCTTCCAGCTTTAGTTCAACTTAATGCCCTTATAAGACATTTTGTAACAATTTAACCCCCCCAACCCGCATAGAAAGGCAAATGCATACTTCAAATGGAGATTTAAGTAAGATAAATAAAGAGCAAAGGTGATTACAGCTCGTACAGTTTTTCGTATTAGTACCCCCTgggtttataaaataaaaaatccaaatgacaaGCATGGGATATGCCATGTAAAttagaaaaacacaataaaataataataataataataataacaacaagacTAGGATAGAATGTGATTCGTTGGCAATAAAATTACaggaaataaataagtattggTTTAAAACAAGGATGTCTGGCTAGATCAGAGGTCAATTGTGACTTCCTGATGCTAGCAAACACGCGCTAAGTGTAATCTCAGATGTCCGTGTGCGCCAAAAAGCCAGGGGGGATGGAGCAAAGTACAAGGCACAGGTGGTTGCGATGAGCGAGGATGAAAAATAGCTGTCATTCAATGGAACAAGTAcaacaaataacaaataacaGCAAAAAGGTCAAACAGAAATAACGTTGTTAGCCTTTTCGTTTTATAACCTTCAACAACCCCGCGGGTATTAAACTGCCAGCGtataaagacataaaaaaactgacgattcctacagaaaatgaatacgcAAATCCTCACAGAGGACTTTTTTACAGTCTTTTCAtccatctaaaaatatatttctataaaaaatTCTATCACGGTACAATAGAAAGGCACGGCGTGAGCCAATCACGGGTCTCGCTCTCGTTGAAGTCCACCATCCGAGTTTTAGAGGCGGAGCCGACGGGGTTTGTGAGGGGAGGGGTAGGGACTCATcgaaaacaagttttttggggggtagttTAGGGTCTGGTGAGCTGAGTGTAGACCGGTGCCTGCTCCCAGTGCTGGGGGCTACTCTGGGGTATGGACGGCACCCCCGAGTTGTCGGCGATGGGCGTGTACATGGGCCTCTGGCTGGGGGGGCTGCTCATGTAGCTGAAAGTCGAGTAGAGGCCCGAACCCTGGCCGGCCCCCGCGTGGCTGTAGAAGGAAGCGGCGCCCCCCTGGTGCTCGCCAAAGTCGTACGCTTGCGCCCTGGAGATGGCCGGGTACGAGGCCGGGGGGCTGTAGTGCTGCAGGTTGAAGGGGCTGTAGGCCACGTGTTGGGGGGAACCCTGCTGCTCGCTGAAGTGGCTGGGGCTCAGCTGCTCCGTCTTGATTTGGGTCGTCCTGTGTTGGGCCTGAGCCGACTCGGAGCCGCCCCCCAGGGGGCTCAGGGTGTGTTGCGGTTGCTGTCCTTGCTGGGTTTTGGGGAGCCAGGCCGCCGCCCCCGAAGAAGGGCTGACTGGAGCGGCGGTGCCGCCGATGCTGTAGGTGCCGGTGTAGGCGACGGGGGTGCCCGGACCGCTCACCGAACCCGGGTGGCCGTTGGGCGGCAGGTATTGGTCGAATTCGTTGACGTCGAAGGTCTCGATGTGGGAGATGACGTCGCTGCTCAGTTCGCCAATGTCCACGTCGCGGAAGTCGATGTTGAGTTGGCGCTGGCCGCCGTCGCTTAGGGATCTCAGACCGCCTTCGCGCTTTAGGTCCATCTTGCCTGAGGTGAGGTCAGTTTTTGGGGTGGTGGGAGGCGTAGGGGGGCCTTGGGAACCTGGGGAGTCAGAAGGATTAGGGTTTGGTTCTGTGGGGTTGGCTGGGCTtgcattttatacatttgtagtgtttatttttctattcatgattaattgacatttttaaatatttttttatgaactgtATGCCTTCTGTTGATCATTATAGTCATctaatacatttgaattttaaaaactgGCCTCTTAGTGATCATGtctgacaaaaaatataatacaaaataagtctaaaaataaaaattctaatCATCGACCTTCCCTCAAACTGAATTGAACAGCCAATGATTTActtcatacacaaaaaaacctacaaaataACTTGCTAGTATTCAACATTTTGAATCCCCCCCAAAGAACATACAGGAGCTCAACCCTCCTCTTAACTACCCCCCTAAAATGTCAACTCCATGCTCACCTGAATGCTCCCCAGGTGAGTGCACCTCTCCCAAACTAGAAGCCGGAGAATCCGCCTGCTGCAAGGCTTTAAAAATGGCGTTGGGCGAAATGTGGGTCTGCTCACTGCCATCCTCGGCCTCGCTCTGCCCGTTCTTCACCGACTTCCTCCGCCTGGGCTGGTATTTGTAGTCGGGGTGGTCCTTCTTGTGCTGCACACGGAGGCGCTCGGCCTCCTCTACGAAGGGACGCTTCTCGCCTTCGTTCAGAAGTCTGCGAGGAAGAACGGTCTTAGATACACCGGCCCACGGGTTCTTGGAACTCGGGGTTCGAACATGCCACCTACCTCCAGAGTTTGCCCAAGGTCTTGCTGAGCTCGGCGTTGTGCAGGTGCGGGTACTGGTCGGCCAGCTTCCTCCTGGCCGCCTGCGCCCAAACCATGAAGGCGTTCATGGGTCTCTTGACGTGAGGCTTGTTCTTGCTAGATCCGTTGACCCGGACCGGCATGGGTACCAAGGTCCAATCGTAGCCCTTGAGGACCTGGGACACGGCGTCACGGATGCAGGCCGGGAACTTGTCGTCCTCGTCCTTCTTGAAGTCGCCCAGGGCCGCCTCCACGCGGAGAAGGGCGTTCTCAGACGGACGCGTGTTCTCCGTGTCCGAACCCGAGCCGGAACCCGAACCCGAAACGGACCCGGACGGACACGGGGAACCCGCCGAGTCCTCGGACATACTCGGGCTCGGAGCATCGGACAGACATTTGTCTTGTTCGTCCGACATCTTTAGGTAGGGGTCGAGAAGATTCATGCGCGTAACGGGGTGGTCTCCAACTCCACCAAAGCAAATCCAAATAAAGATGCAAAAAGCCTTAACTTAAAATCGCCTTGGCCAGAATAAATCTGGGCTTGAaaagtcttttaaaaatgtcccTTTCTGGATTCGTCCCTAAAATGGATTCTTCGGTAGAAATTGGGTAAGGTAAGGGCATCCAAAGAAGAGCGCGGTGATCCACGGGGAATCGAGTAGAAGCAGACTTTTTAGGGGGCATCAAATTCGGGGGTGAAGTTGTCCTTGCTCGGCTCCAACCAAGTACAATCCCAGCGAGTGTGTGTGCTCTGAAGTGCCGTGAGCTGTGCTCACGGACTTTATAAGTGCCGTACCACGGAGAGCAGGAACCCCTGAATCCTATTGGTGGAGAGGGCGTGACGTCAGAAGTGGAGGAATTCGATACCCATCACTTTCTCCTCATGTCATCCCAACACCAgctgaaggaggaggaggagaaacacACTAATGACGAGTGTAAAACCAGTATAGTCATTTTCAGCCTTGTTGAAATATTTGATATAAAATGAGCATTTGATATGTTAGGCACCGTTTGAGTGAGTTTTTAgttgcaatttatttttactaATTTGAGTTTCAGTACAAGGTGTTGCCAATAGGGGGCGACAACAGTCTGCCAGAGTCCAGTTAGGAGCTAGTATACTGAATTTGGAGGGAGGACAGAAAGACACTTTGAGTTCATAAACTTGGTTGCAAATTTTTATAATAATCACGTTATGAGATAATGTTCATTCTGCTGAATGCTGCagatttttcttgttgttgtgggTTACATCTTAATCTAGTGTACAAACATCATCACActattcttttttaatgttgtaCTTTACTACAGTGAACTATCAGTTTCCTAAATTAATACAAATGGTGTTTGATTTggcgaacaaaaaaaaaacatacatgcactgttatgcatttttaatcaattggaTTCCTCAATTGATCATTAAAGTTGACTTAAAACTATCATTGTCTTCTCACTTCAACCATTTTTCagtgcaaaacaaaaatgtctgttGCAGTCAGTGAAGTGAACCTGCCCGCAAACGCCCCATTTGCTTGTTTATTATGCTTAGTGGAGATGTGGAAATGTAAATCTGGCTTGCAGCTAATGTGGACAACATGTGCTACCTGAAGTTGCTTTTAATAGTTTACAGATGTTCGCTCATTTGAGTATGGCCGCTTGcagattacacacacacacacacagtctttATTTTAACAGGCGTAACTTGCTTGCCGTTCCAACGCAATCAAGTCGAGAAGTTTTTGTGTTCTTGTTGTTATTGCATGCAACATGTTGTTTTAAAATCTTAAAAGTAAACAGTTTTTGGGTATGcagcatttttgtgtgataaatCTGGGCCTTTGTCACGTTGGCGTCATGGAGATGCTGGAAAATGCCATGTTTACCCAGTAAAGAGTAAAtaatggacgtctatcgctgtcaatagcaggcaaaGTGTTCATTGTATGTCACTTTTGgtaaattttggattatttCCTACTCATTTTGAAGGACTTTCCACAATGGTTTTTGATTTGTTGACTCTAGCTTCTTTTGGGGTATTTCAGGGTGacttcccccaaaaatgcacatGTTCACAAATTGTTTTGGGGGTCCTCTTCTAAGCCTAGAAACTACTGTAAACCATTTTTTAAGTATACTCCACTTATTAAGTTCTGCTTTTCCTAACTTTCAAGTCCAATAGCAGTtcaaaaatagttatttttaacTTTACTTTTTATACGAATAGCTAGACAACATGTATAACAACAGTCCAATCCAACATCAAAGTCATTTGTACCCCATGAGGCTAATTATTTGACTCCAACTGCACTGTTGGTAACTTCCTTAAAGCCCCAAAAAGTGCAAGTCAAGTGTGGCccagaacacaaaaaaacgcgAAGGGTAGGAACCCAGCGATAAACCACCTTGCCCCCCTGCAGTTCCACCACCCCCGCTTAAGTGTGGTCGCAGCCCAAAGCGGCGTGATAGAATGACGCCTTGGGAAACTTCTCATCTTGACTTGAAGCTACAGCGTCAAAATTTGAGCAAATACTAAGAGTCAACTGCTAAACTCGCTCGGCTTTTCTCGCGGTAGTTGTTGCCGTTCCCACTTTGCATTTTAGTTTCAGCTTTTAAGacagttttttatatgtgggTGTATTATTTGCAGGTATATTTTGTTgcccaaaatatgcatttaaGTATAAATAGTTGGATTTTGTGTCAATGTCGTTAAGTAAATATGTCATAAAGTAGCTAAGTGTCTTTATAAAGATccaatttcttattttttagacTATCAGGGACAAATTAAGCCATGCCTATAGTACCAGTTAACATCTATTTATCTCTaaagtctttatttttggaaatattcaACAATCAAAACTCATTACGTTGCTCTCAAAGAAATAAACTTAGTGATTGTTTACTACCTAATATTACAGATAGTCCTATTTTCTTGcaagtataaaaacaaatgacttgtcaaaataagacttttCAGGAATGACTTTCCCATATTAAAGATATTCCAAGCCTCCCGTTCTAGGCCTTGTATCGAAATACTTAGGAAATGAAGAGAATTTGAGGAAAGCATctcatgtgtgggtgtgtgcagTCGTCGGATAGGTGCGATATGCCATTCTTGGAAGGTCTGACGTGATGAATGGTCGCCTCCAGCTTGTGCGCCGCTCTTCCACTCTGATCTGAACGTCTGAGCACCGGGTGTTTGTTGACACAACGTCATTCAGCATCGCGTGTTGTTTAAACAACACTTAGGGAAGACCCAGGCCACTCCCCGTGCGGGACCATGACTCTCCAGACCATCCATCATTGCACCAAATTGCCGCTGTCTGATTCTCGCAATCTGGAATATGCTTTCCCTGACTTATTTTACTTTGCCTCTGTATTTACAAATTGACCACCATCTCGCACCTCTGTGTTTGTGGTGCGCGATAACCCATTTCCATGCGCTTTTTCTACCCTATTtctcggactataagtcacaccagccaaaaaaataatgtcagttatattttttaaagggcaTTTTTAGTACAAACCAAGAATAAACGTATGTTAAAGTCATAATAGTCGATCAGAGCTCAAAATAAGCATCTGTTAACATACATTTCTTGTAATTATAGAgtataaaaaacaataactacAACATAACATGCTTTTAgtggtcagagagagagagaataaaaaCTGAGTTGAGAACAATTGAGTTTTAATCGCAGGCCAAGCCAAACTAAagaaaagtgcgacttatagtccagagtatactgtatatttttgatccagttatgatcccgctttaaaaaaaatcacttaaaacCTGACTTTTTGACCAAACCGTCTCTAATTAAGTGAGTCAAACTACGAAATGACTTGATGTCCGTCCCCCTTTTCCCCCCCCCGATTAAAATACGCCCGTTAACCCATGGACCGGCGCCGTAGAAACGGTAGGGAAAGCTCGGGGAAACCCGATCCTCCCGGTCCGAGTCTGAAAAGCCACAAAGGAGTAGCGTTTCCCCTCCGACGAGATGGCTTG is drawn from Stigmatopora nigra isolate UIUO_SnigA chromosome 18, RoL_Snig_1.1, whole genome shotgun sequence and contains these coding sequences:
- the sox9a gene encoding transcription factor SOX-9a translates to MNLLDPYLKMSDEQDKCLSDAPSPSMSEDSAGSPCPSGSVSGSGSGSGSDTENTRPSENALLRVEAALGDFKKDEDDKFPACIRDAVSQVLKGYDWTLVPMPVRVNGSSKNKPHVKRPMNAFMVWAQAARRKLADQYPHLHNAELSKTLGKLWRLLNEGEKRPFVEEAERLRVQHKKDHPDYKYQPRRRKSVKNGQSEAEDGSEQTHISPNAIFKALQQADSPASSLGEVHSPGEHSGSQGPPTPPTTPKTDLTSGKMDLKREGGLRSLSDGGQRQLNIDFRDVDIGELSSDVISHIETFDVNEFDQYLPPNGHPGSVSGPGTPVAYTGTYSIGGTAAPVSPSSGAAAWLPKTQQGQQPQHTLSPLGGGSESAQAQHRTTQIKTEQLSPSHFSEQQGSPQHVAYSPFNLQHYSPPASYPAISRAQAYDFGEHQGGAASFYSHAGAGQGSGLYSTFSYMSSPPSQRPMYTPIADNSGVPSIPQSSPQHWEQAPVYTQLTRP